A window of Stigmatella erecta genomic DNA:
CAGCGCGTCTCCCCGGTGGCCAGGTATTGCATCGCCGACAGGATGGCCCCCGCGCCCGAGAAGCCATTGCCCAGCGTGACGAAGTCCGCGAGCACGAAGGTGCGGATCATCGAGAAATGGCGGCCTTTCTGCTTCTCGTGAGACTCGGTCGTCATGCCCGAACGATCCCCGGGATCGCCAGGGCACACCATGCTTTTTCGCGTCTCCTGACGCGCCAGGGGGCCGCCGCGTGCGCTGACGGACGGCTCAGCTGGCTTCCGGCTGCTTGTCCGGGGACGGAACCGGGGCCTGGTCCGGCAGCGCCTCCACGGCGCCCCCGCCCGCGGGGGGCAGGAAGACCCGGAAGGTGCTGCCCTTGCCCAGCTCGCTCTCCACGGTGATGCGGCCCCCCAGCGCCACGATGATGCCGTGGCAGATGGACAGGCCCAGCCCCGTGCCCACCCCGGCGGGCTTCGTGGTGAAGAACGGATCGAACAGCCGGCCGAGGTTCTCCGGGGAGATGCCCGAGCCCGTGTCCTTCACCGCCACCACCGCCCAGCCTTGCGCATCCTGGGTGGTGGTGATGCGGACCTCGTTGGCCTTCACGTCCCCGCCCTCGGGAATGGCCTGGGCGGCGTTGACGATGAGGTTGAGGAACACCTGCCCCAGCCGGGACTCGTTGGCGAGCACGGGCGGCACCGTCCCGTACTCCTTCACGAGCCGGGCGCGGTGGCGCAGCTCGCTCCGGGCGATGTTCGCGCACAGGTCCAGCACGTCGTGCACGTTCACCTGGCCGTAGCGCTCCTCGTTGCTCCGGGCAAAGGTCTTCAGGTCCTTGACGATGTCGTTGACGCGGTTGCCGCCCACGAGCGTCTCCTGGAGCGCCTCCCGCACTTCCCTTCCGCGCTCGCTGGCCAGGCTCTGCCCCTCCTCCATCAGCGCGCGCAGCTCGTCGTCGATGAACCGCAGGTTGCTCAGCATGAACGACAGGGGGTTGTTGATTTCGTGCGCCACCCCCGCCGCCAGCGTCCCCAGCGAGACCATGCGGTCCGCGGCCCTCAGGCGCGTCTGCACGGCCTTGCGCTCGGTGACGTCCCGCACGATGGACACCACCGTGGGCTTGCCGTCGAACACGAGCGGGAAGGCCACCACCTCGCCGAGCACCTTGCGCCCCGAGCGGTGCAGCCACTCGACCTCGGCCGCCGCGGAGGCCGCCTCCAGGGGCGCCCCCGTCAGCGTCTCCTCCTCGTCCGACGAGGGGAGCAGCGACTCCATGGGCCGGCCTTGCAGCTCCTCGGCCCGCTCGTACCCCAGCATGGAGACGCCGGCCGGGTTGATGAAGACGAGCTGGCCCTCGCGGTGAATGAGGATGGCATCCGGCGAGCGCTCGATGAGCGTCTGGAAGCGCTCCTCGTTCTCCTCGAGCCGCTGGCGGTTGCGGCCGATCTCCGCCGCCAGCTCGTCGATGGCCAGCCCCAGGTTGCCCAGGGCATCCGTCCTGGGCAGCTCGGACTGCGCGGAGGGCGCCACGCCCATCTGGTTGCGCACATCGTCCGCCAGCTTCTGGAGCCGCCGGCCGAGGATGACGTGGAACAGCACCCCGATGCCCACGGCGAGCAGCAGGAACACGCAGGTGGCCTGCACCACGGTCCGCTGGGTCTCCTGGCGGCTGGCGGCCTTGAGCGCCAGCAGATCATGCTGGAGGAGCAGGAGGCCCACCCGGGGGGGCGTCACGTCCGGGTTGAGGAAGACGGGGTAGCTGCCCACGAGATGCCCCCCATCCGGGCTGATGGCCACGCTGCCCATCCACTCCGCCCGGGCGTGCGCCGCGTGGTCCGTGTACGGGGGTTGGGAGAGCTCGGGCCATGCCTCCTGCAAGGGCT
This region includes:
- a CDS encoding two-component system sensor histidine kinase NtrB, which encodes MAGQRTRGYLLLLPFLLLVAYAVALGLHTLRHEGNARLLEVEESTAKKVTLQVARLQMALARNLKAGQLAAVRARISELGADPHVRVALLVDDRDLVLASTRLELIGKPLQEAWPELSQPPYTDHAAHARAEWMGSVAISPDGGHLVGSYPVFLNPDVTPPRVGLLLLQHDLLALKAASRQETQRTVVQATCVFLLLAVGIGVLFHVILGRRLQKLADDVRNQMGVAPSAQSELPRTDALGNLGLAIDELAAEIGRNRQRLEENEERFQTLIERSPDAILIHREGQLVFINPAGVSMLGYERAEELQGRPMESLLPSSDEEETLTGAPLEAASAAAEVEWLHRSGRKVLGEVVAFPLVFDGKPTVVSIVRDVTERKAVQTRLRAADRMVSLGTLAAGVAHEINNPLSFMLSNLRFIDDELRALMEEGQSLASERGREVREALQETLVGGNRVNDIVKDLKTFARSNEERYGQVNVHDVLDLCANIARSELRHRARLVKEYGTVPPVLANESRLGQVFLNLIVNAAQAIPEGGDVKANEVRITTTQDAQGWAVVAVKDTGSGISPENLGRLFDPFFTTKPAGVGTGLGLSICHGIIVALGGRITVESELGKGSTFRVFLPPAGGGAVEALPDQAPVPSPDKQPEAS